The proteins below come from a single Rosa rugosa chromosome 2, drRosRugo1.1, whole genome shotgun sequence genomic window:
- the LOC133732391 gene encoding protein SODIUM POTASSIUM ROOT DEFECTIVE 3-like, with protein sequence MKGMDRFFCASSASTAIMDQRAIVRRAHRVPISDHVYVYDRRKNQPHLPMIPCSFDQLPIDPKPLYERCRRSFSSAQSSDRDQLRRKSSADIHEQRRKSTSSASRYRISDDSTVPFIDWLSETDATLVPSDHHKEAASNPRLRLIMRSNDEYRRPSPAPLRSSSTRSRNQVVVLRVSVHCKGCEEKLRKHLSKMEGVASFSIDLPTKKVTVIGDVTPLGVLASVSKVKKAQLWSSPTSSSPSPSSRWSA encoded by the exons ATGAAAGGAATGGATCGTTTCTTTTGTGCATCTTCTGCTTCCACAGCCATCATGGATCAAAGAGCCATAGTCCGCCGAGCCCACAGAGTCCCCATTAGTGACCATGTTTATGTTTATGATCGAAGAAAAAACCAACCCCATCTTCCTATGATCCCTTGTTCATTTGATCAGTTACCAATTGATCCGAAACCACTGTACGAAAGATGCAGAAGGAGTTTTTCTTCTGCGCAGAGTAGCGATAGAGATCAGCTACGTCGGAAAAGCTCTGCTGACATCCATGAGCAAAGAAGAAAGAGTACTTCCTCCGCTTCTCGGTATCGGATTAGTGACGATTCCACAGTACCCTTCATCGACTGGTTATCGGAAACTGACGCAACGTTGGTTCCTTCTGATCATCATAAAGAAGCAGCATCTAACCCTAGACTGCGCCTGATCATGAGATCGAATGATGAATATCGTCGTCCATCCCCAGCTCCATTAAGGTCATCTTCCACTCGCTCTCGTAACCAG GTTGTGGTTCTGAGGGTGTCAGTTCATTGCAAGGGATGTGAAGAAAAACTGAGAAAGCATCTCTCTAAAATGGAAG GAGTTGCATCATTTAGTATAGATTTACCAACAAAGAAAGTCACAGTCATCGGAGACGTGACACCATTAGGTGTGCTCGCGAGTGTATCCAAGGTGAAGAAAGCTCAGCTCTGGTCGTCTCCAACATCTTCATCACCTTCACCATCTTCTCGATGGTCAGCATGA